A region from the Microcella frigidaquae genome encodes:
- a CDS encoding response regulator: protein MTAAAAVRVLIADDAPAQREGWRMLLDSQPGITVVGEVGDGARALAVVRREPVDVVLMDLHMPRVNGLAASARITSDAEVRQQGPAPRIVLATALDLDDHVAEAARAGVFAVVYKDIEPDALLEIVRAAAASGDGLGERRD from the coding sequence GTGACCGCGGCCGCGGCCGTGCGGGTGCTGATCGCGGATGACGCGCCCGCCCAACGGGAGGGCTGGCGGATGCTCCTCGACTCGCAGCCCGGCATCACCGTCGTCGGGGAGGTCGGTGACGGAGCCCGCGCGCTCGCGGTCGTGCGCCGCGAGCCCGTCGACGTCGTCCTGATGGACCTCCACATGCCGCGCGTGAACGGCCTCGCCGCCAGCGCGCGCATCACCAGCGACGCCGAGGTCCGGCAGCAGGGTCCCGCCCCGCGCATCGTGCTCGCCACGGCGCTCGACCTCGACGACCACGTCGCCGAGGCGGCTCGCGCCGGTGTCTTCGCGGTCGTCTACAAGGACATCGAGCCGGATGCCCTCCTCGAGATCGTCCGCGCGGCGGCCGCCTCCGGCGATGGCCTCGGTGAGCGCCGAGACTGA
- a CDS encoding AzlC family ABC transporter permease translates to MASVSAETERRAAWRASLAVGLAVSAYGVSFGALAVASGLDIGQACVLSLVMFSGGSQFALIGVLATGGTAAGPAAIAGATLLGLRNGLYAIRVSPIIGPGFAKRLVAGHLTIDESTAVATAQPTLAAQRVGFWATGAIIYLGWNLMTLLGAILGDLLGDVRQFGLDAAAGAAFLGLIWPRLRALQPIAVAVGAAVVAAVLLPVLPQGVPVLAAALVSLAVGIPNLFADRRRDAGEAS, encoded by the coding sequence ATGGCCTCGGTGAGCGCCGAGACTGAACGCCGGGCCGCCTGGCGAGCCTCTCTCGCTGTCGGTCTGGCGGTCTCGGCGTACGGCGTGTCGTTCGGCGCGCTCGCGGTGGCCTCCGGTCTCGACATCGGGCAGGCCTGCGTGCTGAGCCTCGTGATGTTCTCCGGCGGCTCGCAGTTCGCGCTCATCGGCGTGCTGGCCACCGGCGGCACCGCGGCCGGTCCGGCGGCCATCGCGGGTGCCACGCTGCTGGGCCTGCGCAACGGCCTGTACGCGATCCGGGTCTCGCCGATCATCGGCCCCGGATTCGCCAAGCGTCTGGTTGCTGGCCATCTCACCATCGACGAGTCGACGGCGGTGGCCACGGCCCAGCCCACGCTCGCCGCGCAACGCGTCGGCTTCTGGGCGACCGGGGCGATCATCTACCTCGGCTGGAACCTCATGACGCTCCTGGGCGCCATTCTCGGCGACCTGCTCGGCGACGTCCGGCAGTTCGGGCTGGATGCGGCCGCTGGCGCGGCCTTCCTCGGCCTCATCTGGCCCCGTCTGCGGGCTCTGCAGCCCATCGCCGTCGCGGTCGGAGCGGCGGTGGTCGCGGCCGTGCTCCTGCCCGTGCTGCCGCAGGGCGTGCCGGTGCTGGCCGCGGCCCTCGTGTCGCTCGCGGTGGGCATCCCGAACCTGTTCGCCGACCGCCGCCGCGACGCGGGGGAGGCGTCGTGA
- a CDS encoding AzlD domain-containing protein, with translation MTVWQIILLASILVLATKLLGYLVPPRVLETPTASRTAELMTVALLSALIVVQTVGAGQGIVIDARLPALAVAAGLFALRVPFILVIIAAAATAAGLRALGWA, from the coding sequence GTGACCGTCTGGCAGATCATCCTGCTCGCGTCGATCCTCGTGCTGGCGACGAAGCTCCTCGGCTACTTGGTGCCGCCCCGCGTGCTCGAGACGCCGACGGCGAGCCGCACGGCCGAGCTCATGACGGTCGCCCTGCTGTCGGCGCTCATCGTCGTCCAGACGGTCGGTGCGGGCCAGGGCATCGTCATCGACGCGCGGCTGCCGGCCCTGGCGGTCGCGGCCGGGTTGTTCGCCCTGCGCGTGCCGTTCATCCTCGTGATCATCGCGGCCGCGGCGACGGCGGCGGGCCTGCGCGCGCTCGGCTGGGCCTGA
- a CDS encoding ATP-binding protein, with amino-acid sequence MQVEARNAVQTDPLGAVLLQPLGIGLIVAAGVLLVLVVVLLVAWLRARGRARGTAFDRTAAERQRIELELALAEQTGRLRVIRELHEVSVHALSVIISQADGARYAATADPSAAGRAAAVIAESARATLADLRRVMGLVREGEASVAPHPRLKSTRDLFAVMRDSGLEVEFEELGDSFDLKQGAELAIYRILQEALANALSYGGPGTTARVTFTWGSDGLHVKVDDDGIRATARREGLDPNDPAAVGYTIDDDLKALTAEPTGRGITEMRSRAELYGGILTATTVPGVGFSLSVVFPALRSQTGAPRERS; translated from the coding sequence GTGCAGGTCGAGGCCCGCAATGCTGTGCAGACCGACCCGCTCGGGGCCGTGCTCCTGCAGCCGCTCGGCATCGGCCTGATCGTCGCCGCCGGCGTGCTGCTGGTGCTGGTCGTCGTGCTACTCGTGGCGTGGCTGCGGGCCCGCGGCCGGGCGCGGGGCACCGCCTTCGACCGCACCGCGGCCGAGCGTCAGCGCATCGAGCTCGAGCTCGCCCTCGCTGAGCAGACCGGTCGGCTGCGCGTCATCCGCGAGCTCCACGAGGTCTCGGTGCATGCTCTCTCCGTGATCATCAGCCAGGCCGACGGCGCCCGCTACGCGGCGACCGCCGACCCCTCGGCGGCCGGTCGTGCCGCCGCGGTCATCGCCGAGTCGGCCCGCGCGACGCTCGCCGACCTCCGCCGCGTCATGGGGCTCGTGCGCGAGGGCGAGGCGAGCGTGGCCCCGCACCCGCGCCTGAAGTCGACGCGTGACCTGTTCGCGGTCATGCGCGACAGCGGCCTCGAGGTCGAGTTCGAGGAGCTCGGCGACTCGTTCGACCTCAAGCAGGGGGCCGAGCTCGCCATCTACCGCATCCTGCAGGAGGCCCTGGCCAACGCGCTGAGCTACGGCGGCCCCGGCACCACCGCGCGCGTCACCTTCACCTGGGGTTCCGACGGCCTCCACGTGAAGGTCGACGACGACGGCATCCGCGCCACCGCGCGGCGCGAGGGCCTCGACCCGAACGACCCCGCCGCAGTCGGCTACACGATCGACGACGACCTGAAGGCGCTGACCGCCGAGCCCACCGGTCGCGGCATCACCGAGATGCGATCGCGTGCCGAGCTCTACGGCGGCATCCTCACGGCCACGACCGTCCCCGGTGTCGGCTTCTCGCTCTCCGTCGTCTTCCCGGCCCTTCGCAGCCAGACCGGAGCCCCGCGGGAGCGCTCGTGA
- a CDS encoding ATP-binding cassette domain-containing protein, with product MTESAVCARDLTLRYRSGLGRAPVTAIAGLSLDIAPGETLAVIGDAGSGKSTLARAIAGYTSRSVDRGVEIVGGALAVLGVDVRHLGRRGDNALALRVGYVPQDAGLVLDPHLTVAENVALPLFLRDPKFSRKAAGGIAAEAIDAMHLTLATMPKFPHELSRGQRQRVAIARALVLEPELLVADEATAGIDATVRGMILDHLAEVQRQRGFTAFVVSSEIGEVRRLAQRLAVLHRGGIVGLGAVDAVLDDPQHPYVHRLAELARTRA from the coding sequence GTGACCGAATCGGCAGTGTGCGCGCGCGATCTGACGCTGCGGTATCGCTCCGGTCTCGGCCGCGCGCCCGTCACGGCCATCGCCGGGCTGAGCCTCGATATCGCCCCGGGCGAGACGCTCGCGGTGATCGGCGACGCCGGCAGCGGCAAGAGCACGCTCGCCCGCGCGATCGCGGGCTACACCTCCCGCAGCGTCGACCGCGGGGTCGAGATCGTCGGCGGTGCGCTCGCGGTGCTCGGCGTTGACGTGCGTCACCTCGGCCGGCGGGGCGACAACGCGCTCGCCCTCCGCGTCGGCTACGTTCCGCAGGACGCCGGCCTCGTGCTCGACCCGCACCTCACGGTCGCCGAGAACGTCGCCCTCCCGCTCTTCCTCCGCGACCCGAAGTTCTCGCGCAAGGCCGCCGGCGGCATCGCCGCGGAGGCGATCGATGCCATGCACCTGACCCTCGCGACGATGCCGAAGTTCCCGCACGAGCTCAGCCGCGGGCAGCGGCAGCGGGTCGCCATCGCGCGCGCCCTCGTGCTCGAGCCTGAGCTGCTCGTCGCCGACGAGGCGACCGCCGGCATCGACGCGACCGTCCGCGGGATGATCCTCGACCACCTCGCCGAGGTGCAGCGGCAGCGCGGCTTCACCGCGTTCGTCGTCAGCAGCGAGATCGGCGAGGTGCGCCGGCTCGCGCAACGGCTCGCCGTGCTGCACCGCGGCGGCATCGTCGGGCTCGGCGCCGTCGACGCGGTGCTCGACGACCCGCAGCACCCGTACGTCCACCGCCTCGCCGAGCTCGCGCGCACGCGCGCGTGA
- a CDS encoding PadR family transcriptional regulator — protein MSLRHSLLAVLTLGPAYGYQLHAEVVERTRRDAPLNVGQVYSTLDRLRRDGLIEDAGSTPDNLPLYALTDAGAIEARMHLTEPDLADWHDMVERVLLALSLPGDHVPMLVGSYRRLWAHRGGASDEVGDPSGGAAQAAAQHAARLLQASAHAWLDALPTIEPWGLRTDRRRRGRRAADGAHPTP, from the coding sequence ATGAGCCTCCGCCACTCGCTGCTCGCCGTGCTCACCCTCGGCCCCGCATACGGCTACCAGCTGCACGCCGAGGTGGTCGAGCGCACCCGCCGCGACGCCCCCCTGAACGTCGGCCAGGTCTACTCGACCCTCGACCGTCTGCGCCGCGACGGCCTCATCGAGGATGCGGGCAGCACACCCGACAACCTGCCCCTGTACGCCCTGACCGACGCCGGAGCGATCGAGGCGCGCATGCACCTCACCGAGCCCGACCTCGCCGACTGGCACGACATGGTCGAGCGTGTACTGCTGGCGCTGTCGCTGCCCGGGGACCACGTTCCGATGCTGGTGGGCAGCTACCGGCGGCTGTGGGCGCACCGCGGAGGAGCGAGCGACGAGGTCGGCGACCCCAGCGGCGGCGCCGCGCAGGCCGCTGCGCAGCACGCCGCACGCCTGCTGCAGGCCTCGGCCCACGCCTGGCTCGACGCGCTGCCGACCATCGAGCCGTGGGGCCTGCGCACCGACCGCCGGCGGCGCGGGAGGCGGGCGGCGGACGGCGCGCATCCGACGCCCTAG
- a CDS encoding bifunctional 3'-5' exonuclease/DNA polymerase, which produces MQIVVERRPEGVALIDDDGREALVAAEGLAAAVAEREAEHPRWVWTDTAQWYPPLLAAGVRVERCHDLRLSDAILASIDGRPPLADWGAPRRERSETLFELDEAGSGRAGRDAQPLPSAGALWHAQRAAIAAHADPVRLTLLLAAESAGALAAAEMHATGLPWSAAEHDALLTAALGPRPTPGARPARLTALAAEVERLLGLGPVPIDSPPALVAMLRRAGLAVDSARSGELKRLDHPAIAPLLHYKTLSRLHSANGWHWLEEWVHDGRFRPTFVPGGVVTGRWASDGGGALQLPRQVRPAIVADPGWRLVVADAAQLEPRILAALSGDAAMARAGAGVDLYTGMVETGAVATREQAKVGMLGAMYGGTTGVSAQVLPRLERAFPRALGFVEAAARAGERGERVRTALGRTSPAPSASWRERQALSATDAVGEAERRAARAAARSWGRFTRNFVVQGTAAEWALAWLAGVRRRLWSPDAGPLAAQPHLVFFVHDELIVHSPEAEVERAETALREAAAEAGRLLFGPAPVSFPVTVAAVQRYSDAK; this is translated from the coding sequence ATGCAGATCGTCGTCGAGCGGCGCCCCGAGGGGGTCGCCCTGATCGACGATGACGGCCGGGAGGCCCTCGTCGCCGCAGAGGGGCTGGCCGCGGCGGTCGCCGAGCGCGAGGCGGAGCATCCGCGCTGGGTGTGGACCGACACCGCGCAGTGGTACCCGCCCCTGCTCGCGGCGGGTGTGCGCGTCGAACGCTGCCATGATCTGCGCCTCAGCGACGCGATTCTCGCGAGCATCGACGGGCGACCCCCGCTGGCTGACTGGGGAGCGCCGCGCCGCGAACGCTCCGAGACTCTCTTCGAACTCGACGAGGCCGGCTCCGGTCGTGCGGGGCGGGATGCTCAGCCGCTGCCGAGCGCGGGCGCCCTGTGGCACGCGCAGCGGGCCGCGATCGCCGCGCACGCCGATCCCGTCCGGCTGACCCTGCTGCTCGCCGCCGAGTCGGCGGGAGCCCTCGCCGCCGCCGAGATGCACGCCACGGGCCTGCCGTGGAGCGCCGCCGAGCACGATGCCCTGCTCACGGCGGCACTGGGGCCCCGCCCCACCCCGGGGGCGCGGCCCGCGCGGCTGACCGCCCTCGCCGCCGAGGTCGAGCGGCTGCTCGGCCTCGGCCCCGTGCCGATCGACTCGCCGCCCGCTCTCGTCGCGATGCTACGCCGCGCGGGGCTCGCGGTCGACTCCGCTCGCTCAGGCGAACTGAAGCGGCTCGACCATCCGGCGATCGCGCCGCTGCTTCACTACAAGACGCTGAGTCGCCTGCACAGTGCGAACGGCTGGCACTGGCTCGAGGAGTGGGTGCACGACGGGCGCTTCCGTCCGACCTTCGTGCCGGGCGGCGTCGTCACCGGCCGCTGGGCCTCCGATGGCGGCGGCGCGCTGCAGTTGCCGCGTCAGGTGCGGCCGGCGATCGTCGCCGACCCGGGGTGGCGCCTGGTCGTGGCGGACGCCGCGCAGCTGGAGCCGCGCATCCTGGCCGCGCTCTCGGGCGACGCTGCGATGGCCCGCGCCGGGGCAGGCGTCGACCTGTACACGGGCATGGTCGAGACGGGCGCGGTTGCGACGCGCGAGCAGGCGAAGGTCGGGATGCTCGGGGCGATGTACGGCGGCACGACCGGCGTCAGCGCGCAGGTGCTGCCGCGGCTCGAGCGCGCGTTCCCTCGTGCGCTGGGGTTCGTCGAGGCGGCGGCGCGCGCGGGGGAGCGGGGCGAGCGGGTGCGCACCGCGCTCGGACGCACTTCACCGGCACCCTCGGCATCGTGGCGGGAGCGCCAGGCGCTGTCCGCCACTGATGCGGTTGGGGAGGCTGAGCGGCGCGCGGCCCGAGCGGCGGCGCGCTCGTGGGGGCGATTCACGCGCAACTTCGTCGTGCAGGGCACGGCCGCCGAGTGGGCGCTGGCCTGGTTGGCGGGGGTGCGTCGTCGACTGTGGAGCCCGGATGCGGGGCCGCTGGCCGCGCAGCCACACCTGGTCTTCTTCGTGCACGACGAGCTGATCGTGCACAGCCCCGAGGCGGAGGTCGAGCGGGCCGAGACGGCTCTGCGCGAGGCGGCGGCCGAGGCGGGGCGGCTGCTGTTCGGACCGGCGCCGGTGAGCTTCCCGGTCACGGTCGCGGCGGTGCAGCGCTACAGCGACGCCAAGTAG
- a CDS encoding DUF1684 domain-containing protein → MTDAAPTAPQTPAERYAVFRERRALAAVQPQGPLALVNTQWVGEEQTIWGVPGTWAPAPSGTSGLLVTATAAEGIRVDGDLVDGTVLVRGKDDPEPSTIVFDEHTTGFVIAGEDGLYALRVWDSQSEGIQNFGGIDAFDYNPDWVITGTFREIEGGSVVGFEHLKDDGKTRGEVVPGEIRFTHDGVEYDIAAFKSGRALQLVFADATNGDDTYSVGRFLFIAPNPDGSITLDFNNAVLPPCAFSYAFNCPLPPKQNRFPFRIEAGEKNVLAADGALLH, encoded by the coding sequence ATGACCGACGCCGCTCCCACCGCACCGCAGACTCCCGCCGAGCGCTACGCCGTGTTCCGCGAGCGCCGCGCCCTCGCCGCCGTGCAGCCGCAGGGCCCGCTCGCGCTGGTCAACACGCAGTGGGTGGGCGAGGAGCAGACGATCTGGGGCGTGCCCGGCACGTGGGCTCCCGCGCCGAGCGGAACGAGCGGACTGCTGGTGACCGCGACCGCCGCGGAGGGCATCCGCGTCGACGGCGACCTGGTCGACGGCACCGTGCTGGTGCGGGGAAAGGACGACCCCGAGCCCTCGACCATCGTCTTCGACGAGCACACCACGGGCTTTGTGATCGCCGGCGAGGACGGCCTCTACGCGCTGCGCGTCTGGGACTCCCAGAGCGAGGGCATCCAGAACTTCGGCGGCATCGACGCCTTCGACTACAACCCCGACTGGGTGATCACCGGTACCTTCCGCGAGATCGAGGGTGGCTCGGTCGTCGGCTTCGAGCACCTGAAGGACGACGGCAAGACCCGCGGCGAGGTCGTGCCCGGCGAGATCCGCTTCACCCACGACGGGGTCGAGTACGACATCGCGGCCTTCAAGTCGGGGCGTGCCCTGCAACTGGTGTTCGCCGACGCGACCAACGGCGACGACACCTACAGCGTCGGCCGGTTCCTGTTCATCGCCCCGAACCCCGACGGTTCGATCACCCTCGACTTCAACAACGCCGTACTGCCGCCCTGCGCCTTCAGCTACGCCTTCAACTGCCCGCTGCCGCCGAAGCAGAACCGCTTCCCGTTCCGGATCGAGGCGGGCGAGAAGAACGTGCTCGCGGCCGACGGGGCGCTGCTGCACTAG
- the def gene encoding peptide deformylase, with protein sequence MAVRPICITGESVLHRSAAEVAVIDDAVRALVADMFETMEAAPGVGLAAPQIGVDARIFVYDWTDDDAVRWRGVAINPELLVSPPPVGEADEEYDSEGCLSVPGERFPLLRSDRALLRAVDLDGEPYEIDAVGWLARIFQHENDHLDGVLYVDRLAHPHAKAAQKAVRKRSWGSPGQSWMPGVDDLEG encoded by the coding sequence ATGGCCGTGCGTCCGATCTGCATCACCGGCGAGTCCGTTCTGCACCGCAGCGCCGCAGAGGTGGCGGTCATCGACGACGCCGTGCGCGCGCTCGTCGCCGACATGTTCGAGACCATGGAGGCGGCGCCCGGGGTCGGCCTCGCGGCCCCGCAGATCGGTGTCGACGCCCGCATCTTCGTCTACGACTGGACCGACGACGACGCCGTGCGCTGGCGGGGCGTGGCGATCAACCCCGAACTGCTGGTCAGTCCTCCCCCGGTCGGCGAGGCCGACGAGGAATACGACAGCGAGGGCTGCCTCTCGGTGCCGGGCGAGCGCTTTCCGCTGCTGCGCAGCGACCGCGCCCTGCTGCGGGCGGTCGACCTCGATGGCGAGCCGTACGAGATCGACGCGGTCGGCTGGCTGGCCCGCATCTTCCAGCACGAGAACGACCACCTCGACGGAGTGCTCTACGTCGACCGGCTCGCACACCCGCACGCGAAGGCGGCCCAGAAGGCCGTGCGCAAGCGCTCGTGGGGCTCACCCGGTCAGAGCTGGATGCCCGGCGTGGACGACCTCGAGGGCTGA
- a CDS encoding DUF3145 domain-containing protein has product MGKSHLNEPEETVAAANARGVLYVHSAPRALCPHIEWAAGRALDRALNFEWIDQPVLPGSLRTEYVWEGERGTGARIASALRGWEHLRYEVTEDAGLGTDGGRWMHTPDLGIYYAQTDTLGNTVIPEDRIRYAMEVAGSNALELHRELRLALGQAWDDELESFRHAGDGARVVWLHRTG; this is encoded by the coding sequence ATGGGGAAGTCGCACCTGAACGAACCGGAGGAGACCGTGGCTGCTGCAAACGCTCGCGGAGTGCTGTACGTGCACTCCGCGCCTCGCGCGCTCTGCCCTCACATCGAGTGGGCCGCAGGTCGCGCACTCGATCGTGCCCTGAACTTCGAGTGGATCGACCAGCCCGTGCTGCCGGGATCGCTGCGCACGGAATACGTCTGGGAGGGCGAGCGCGGCACCGGCGCTCGCATCGCGAGCGCCCTGCGCGGCTGGGAGCACCTGCGCTACGAGGTCACCGAGGACGCCGGTCTCGGCACCGATGGCGGACGCTGGATGCACACCCCCGACCTCGGCATCTACTACGCCCAGACCGACACGCTCGGCAACACGGTCATCCCGGAGGACCGCATCCGCTACGCGATGGAGGTCGCAGGGTCGAACGCGCTCGAGCTGCACCGCGAGCTGCGGCTCGCCCTCGGTCAGGCCTGGGATGACGAGCTCGAGTCCTTCCGCCACGCCGGCGACGGCGCGCGGGTGGTCTGGCTGCACCGCACGGGCTGA
- a CDS encoding NAD(P)-dependent oxidoreductase, producing MTDPDRMTASATFAADAVFALTDQHRDPVAGQGRQPARAVEPGRIAVLPTASEFFTAAVVAGGGEVAPLDADTRGLVWLSEKRADELLEILDAHPAIGWVQLPWAGVDGFASVLERYADGSGPVFTSAKGAYSEPVAEHAVTLAQAVLRELGPKARAAGWAPVRTGLSLYGRHVTIVGAGGIAAEILRLLQPYRVRTTVVRRSAEPMPGADRTVTTDALPNALPTTDVLILAAAATSETRQLIGSEELALLPPTAALVNIARGALVDQLALAAALREGRLLGAGLDVTTPEPLEADHPLWAEPRCIITSHSADTPEMTAPLLAGRITENVRGFLAGGPLVGIVDAALGY from the coding sequence GTGACCGACCCCGACCGCATGACCGCCTCGGCGACGTTCGCCGCCGATGCCGTGTTCGCGCTGACCGATCAGCACCGCGACCCCGTCGCGGGGCAGGGTCGCCAGCCCGCGCGCGCGGTCGAGCCCGGCCGCATCGCCGTGCTGCCGACCGCTTCTGAGTTCTTCACCGCCGCGGTGGTGGCCGGTGGGGGAGAGGTGGCCCCGCTCGACGCGGACACGCGCGGCCTCGTCTGGCTGAGCGAGAAGCGCGCCGACGAGCTCTTGGAGATCCTCGACGCGCACCCGGCGATCGGCTGGGTGCAGCTGCCCTGGGCCGGGGTCGACGGCTTCGCGAGCGTGCTTGAGCGCTACGCCGACGGCTCGGGGCCCGTGTTCACGAGCGCCAAGGGCGCCTACTCCGAGCCCGTGGCCGAGCACGCCGTCACGCTCGCCCAGGCGGTGCTGCGCGAGCTCGGCCCGAAGGCCCGCGCCGCCGGATGGGCGCCGGTGCGCACCGGTCTGTCGCTCTACGGGCGGCACGTCACCATCGTCGGCGCGGGCGGCATCGCGGCCGAGATCCTGCGCCTGCTGCAGCCGTACCGGGTGCGGACGACCGTCGTGCGCCGCAGCGCCGAGCCGATGCCCGGTGCCGATCGCACGGTGACGACGGATGCCCTCCCGAACGCCCTCCCCACCACCGACGTGCTCATCCTCGCGGCGGCCGCGACCTCCGAGACGCGCCAACTGATCGGCTCCGAGGAGCTGGCGCTGCTGCCGCCGACGGCCGCGCTCGTCAACATCGCCCGCGGTGCTCTCGTCGACCAGCTGGCGCTGGCCGCGGCGCTGCGCGAGGGGCGGCTGCTCGGCGCAGGCCTCGATGTCACGACCCCGGAGCCGCTCGAGGCCGACCACCCGCTGTGGGCAGAACCGCGCTGCATCATCACCTCGCACTCGGCCGACACGCCCGAGATGACCGCGCCGCTCCTGGCGGGCCGCATCACCGAGAACGTGCGCGGGTTCCTCGCCGGAGGGCCGCTGGTCGGCATCGTCGACGCCGCTCTGGGGTACTGA
- a CDS encoding DMT family transporter has translation MPPELTDLTEQITLTPYQAIGIPIALIGAVFLSLGAQLQHRGVARVELSHGDGTKAGLSMRQLLHLAARPSWLFGTVLLGLAILFQLTSLGFAPLIVVQPLGVVALVITAIVNARVSRIRLERPAIRAIVMCVGGVGVFVAIAAVYAIEQEISERQLLIVLGILGVTLAAFGVAFALARRSVGAMFYILGAGVLFGFVATLAKVVINRILNGNFEWLTVLAIVALLASAALGSYFVQTAYSVGSPDLVIAGLTVVDPLVAVLIGVIVLGEAALIPPLFAVVAVAAGALAVFGVIQLAKHHPQTHR, from the coding sequence GTGCCGCCCGAGCTGACTGACCTGACCGAGCAGATCACGCTCACCCCCTACCAGGCGATCGGCATCCCCATCGCCCTGATCGGAGCGGTGTTCCTCTCGCTCGGCGCCCAGCTGCAGCACCGCGGTGTCGCGCGGGTCGAGCTGTCGCACGGCGACGGCACCAAGGCGGGGCTCAGCATGCGCCAGCTGCTCCACCTGGCGGCCCGTCCGTCGTGGCTGTTCGGCACGGTTCTGCTCGGGCTCGCGATCCTCTTCCAGCTCACCAGCCTCGGCTTCGCGCCGCTGATCGTCGTGCAGCCGCTCGGCGTTGTCGCCCTCGTCATCACGGCGATCGTCAACGCACGGGTGTCCCGCATCCGTCTGGAGCGTCCCGCGATCCGTGCCATCGTGATGTGCGTCGGCGGCGTCGGCGTCTTCGTCGCCATCGCCGCCGTGTACGCGATCGAGCAGGAGATCTCCGAGCGACAGCTCCTGATCGTCCTCGGCATCCTCGGGGTCACGCTCGCCGCGTTCGGCGTCGCCTTCGCGCTCGCCCGTCGGAGCGTCGGCGCGATGTTCTACATCCTGGGCGCCGGCGTGCTGTTCGGGTTCGTCGCCACCCTCGCCAAGGTCGTCATCAACCGCATCCTGAACGGCAACTTCGAATGGCTGACGGTGCTTGCCATCGTCGCTCTGCTCGCCTCCGCCGCGCTCGGCAGCTACTTCGTCCAGACCGCCTACTCGGTGGGCTCGCCCGATCTGGTCATCGCGGGCCTCACGGTCGTCGACCCGCTCGTCGCGGTGCTCATCGGCGTGATCGTGCTCGGCGAGGCGGCTCTCATCCCGCCGCTGTTCGCGGTCGTCGCGGTCGCCGCGGGAGCCCTCGCCGTCTTCGGGGTGATCCAGCTGGCGAAGCACCATCCGCAGACCCACCGCTGA
- a CDS encoding glycosyltransferase produces the protein MSDAPYDGGSPGRPLRILIGADTFPPDVNGAAKFAERLAAGLVERGHEVHIVAPGAEAGPNVTRTEEHEGQPMTVHRLRSWRWYPHPWLRYALPWRIEQNAARILDAVKPDVVHFQSHIVVGRGLAREAVKRGIRVIGTNHFMPENGLQFTPFIGALREPAVRAAWKAAGRTFGLAEAVTTPTRKAADYLEKYTELTNVHPISCGLHIDQYTPNLAPRTENVVLFIGRVEAEKHIEELLRAAARVDQSLDVKVEIIGDGEQRPALEKLAAQLGISHRVHFAGHAPESYLKQQLTRASVFAIPSRAELQSIATMEAMASGLPVIGANAMALPHLIHHGENGFLYEPGNIDEFASLLTTVFTMPHDQLLELKRESLRIVQGHDINRTLDTFEALYRGEEVVDPVDDLDAVAP, from the coding sequence GTGTCTGACGCCCCGTACGACGGCGGCTCGCCCGGCCGGCCCCTGCGCATCCTGATCGGTGCCGACACCTTCCCGCCCGACGTCAACGGCGCCGCGAAGTTCGCCGAGCGGCTCGCCGCCGGACTCGTCGAGCGCGGTCACGAGGTGCACATCGTCGCGCCCGGCGCGGAGGCCGGCCCCAACGTCACCCGCACCGAGGAGCACGAGGGTCAGCCGATGACCGTGCACCGCCTGCGCTCCTGGCGCTGGTACCCGCACCCGTGGCTGCGCTACGCCCTGCCCTGGCGCATCGAGCAGAACGCCGCCCGCATCCTCGATGCGGTCAAGCCCGACGTCGTGCACTTCCAGTCGCACATCGTGGTCGGCCGCGGTCTCGCCCGCGAGGCGGTGAAGCGCGGCATCCGCGTGATCGGAACCAACCACTTCATGCCCGAGAACGGCCTGCAGTTCACTCCCTTCATCGGCGCTCTGCGCGAGCCCGCCGTGCGCGCCGCCTGGAAGGCCGCCGGTCGCACCTTCGGCCTCGCGGAGGCGGTCACGACGCCCACCCGCAAGGCGGCGGACTACCTCGAGAAGTACACCGAGCTGACCAATGTGCACCCGATCAGCTGCGGCCTGCACATCGACCAGTACACGCCGAACCTCGCGCCCCGCACCGAGAACGTGGTGCTCTTCATCGGGCGAGTGGAGGCCGAGAAGCACATCGAGGAGCTGCTGCGGGCGGCCGCGCGGGTCGACCAGTCGCTCGACGTCAAGGTCGAGATCATCGGCGATGGCGAGCAGCGCCCCGCTCTCGAGAAGCTCGCGGCCCAGCTGGGCATCTCGCATCGCGTGCACTTCGCCGGCCACGCGCCCGAGTCGTATCTGAAGCAGCAGCTCACCCGCGCTTCGGTGTTCGCGATCCCCTCGCGCGCCGAGCTGCAGTCGATCGCCACCATGGAGGCCATGGCCTCCGGCCTGCCGGTCATCGGGGCGAACGCCATGGCGCTCCCGCACCTCATCCATCACGGTGAGAACGGCTTCCTCTACGAGCCCGGCAACATTGACGAGTTCGCGAGCCTGCTCACGACGGTGTTCACGATGCCCCACGACCAGCTGCTGGAGCTCAAGCGCGAGAGCCTCCGCATCGTGCAGGGCCACGACATCAACCGCACGCTCGACACGTTCGAGGCGCTGTACCGCGGTGAGGAGGTCGTCGACCCGGTCGATGACCTCGACGCCGTCGCTCCCTGA